The segment atggttctgttactaatcgGCAACTTTGCGAAAGTTGCacatcctcgctgcaaacgagagtgtggcttataatccagtgcggtttatatatggaggaagaacgaaacgttgccgaTACCCcggaagtgtggtttataatcaggtgcagcttgtaatcgtaaaattactgtagtctgaATATACCCTccttctctttaaaattattgcaCCTTGTCCTGGTCCAGCAGGTTGGAGTAAAAAATTTATACCTGTATTTCCTATATGTTTCTTTATTAAACTGGCTATTGTGCATTTGTATATAGACCTGAGTGCATGTATATAGCTTTTACCTGTTTTGCAGCCTTTATCTTAACCTCTAACACATCTTCATGCTATGCCACAGTTTCACATTTtgttagaatttttattttgttataaGATGTCAGTGATCTCCCAACAATTCTCATGATTCTTTCAAGAAAACTTTACATTCAGAGGTAAACATACATATActaattttctattaaatgaCATGAAGAAGCCTGTCAACGGAATAACTTTTAGATAATCAAAGCAATTCTCTTTCCATGTTGTACTTTTTAATTCTAGTTAATTTGCCATAAGGGACAGAATGCCAAATAAAATCACAACACTAATGAAGCAGTGAGGGTGTTTCTGCACCAAAAGCTTTACCATCAAATGCCTGTGGATTTATTTACCATAATTAAACACATACTTTTATTAGGATCTTTTACGGAAGAATATATAGAAGAGTATAATTTACTGAACTTCCTCTTTCTCACATGCCACATTATTAGTACCTTGCAAAATGTGAATTCCTAGGTACAAATGCCTTAAAACAGACCATCACTTTCCATTCATCCTAAAAACAACTTCAGCACTGTCTTCATGTCAGCATGTAAGTAAGTAGGCTACAGGTGAAAGCTGAGCAAGACCATCTTGCTATGCTACTGTTATTGAGAACATAGGAACAGTAATTAAGAGTCACATTGAGCACTGAAGATTGACTTAATTAAGCAAATAGCTGAAAATATGAGTATTGACAATATATCACGTTATAAAAAGGTTTGTAAGTCTCCTAAACTTCCTTTTCCTGAGCACACTATTGACTGTTTCCAGACAGAAAGATGGAATGAGGTTTCTcccagcaaaaataattttcaaaattgatGATTTTCATGGGTTCCTTTGCTATTTTTCCCAATAAAAATTCTGTTGTTTCAGTATATTGTTTGAAACAAACAATCTTACAGGTATTTTTCTATATAAAAGCATTTAATCAGAAGCTCTAACTACTACTTCTTTCCCTTGCATAAAACTAGCAAGTAGTTATTATTTGTTTCCTTACTTCTTCTAAGCACTATCTATAGCAGAAGTGTTTAGAAAACAGTCTAATGAGACAAAGATTGATACGTTTTAGAGAAGGGATTAGAAAAAGATTAAGTGTATGGGAAACATTCATAATTAATGTGATTGGTAGTATCATGGGCAATAACACCCACAGTACCTCAAATTAATGCTGTAGTGTCTCTCTTTCCCATAACATCTGATCAGACCATAGGCAAAACCTATGCACAGTCATTTCAACAAAGTGGTTACTTTAAACTTAGTATTAGGCATCAATTATATTGTTTAAGAAATCCCTAAGCTTTCAGAGGTACTTAACTTATACAAATGTTACGTACAATCATGATACTAAAAGGCAAATATATCCATAAAATATTCCCAGTAAAAATACAGGGGTTCCCACAAATGAGCTTTCAGTGTGATAACAAGATTTTCAACTGAAAAATGCACAGCATTGCTATCACTAAAAAGAGCTCTGGGACAGAAGGGGAAAAGCTGAGAATATCTGAAATATCATGTAGTGTTTGAGCATGCGTAAAGCAACTTAGATGCTATGACACACAGACCAAAAATTCTCAGTGATTGAAAACCTGTTCCTTCTACAACCACCTGTTgcatgtacagtagtttcacgaatacaagccgcacggattataagccgcacccccggtgcctcgacaatgttgctgtctttgtcaatagataagctgcaccccgaatattagccgcactttcgttcgtcgcgagaatccgtgcgcagctttcacaaattggccaattagtaacaggatcgcggcatagcgggctttactggctcggggcggggccaggaaggctcggcccgctcatggttgccgacggggccgggtggcccagctcagcgccacggcttggcggggctggccgggtggtactgccgccgccgccggggtcgctggcccccctctcccgtcagcaccgccccgctgccgcgttcgctagccccgccggtgggctcgccggccgcgccgcgccgcgttccctagccccgccgccgggctcaccggccacgccgcgccgcgttccctagccccgccgccgggctcgccggccgcgtcgcgttccctagccccaccgccgggctcgctggcccccctctcccgtcagcaccgccccgctgccgcgttcgctagccccgccggcgggctcgccggccgcgccgcgccgcgttccctagccccgccgccgggctcaccggccacgccgcgccgcgttccctagccccgccgccgggctcgccggccgcgtcgcgttccctagccccaccgccgggctcgccggccgcgccgcgttccctagccccgccaccgggctcgccggccgcgccgcgccgcgttccctagccccgccgccgggctcgccggccgcgccgcgttccctagccccgccgccgggctcgccggtcgcgccgcgttccctagccccgccgccgggctcgccggccgcgccgcgttccctagccccgctgccgggctcgccggccgcaccgcgccgcgttccctagccccgccgccgggctcgccggccgcgccgcgccacgttacctagccccgccgccgggctcgccggccacgtcgcgttccctagccccgccgccgggctcgccggccgcgccgcgttccctagccccgccgccgggctcgccggtcgcgccgcgccgcgttcgctagccccgccgccgggctcgccgacCGCGCCacgttcgctagccccgccgccgggttgccgccgccgccgccgggctcgccggccgccccctcccgtctgcactgccgccgcgtttcctcgccctggccggcactgcaggcccccgcactgccgggctcccccacgctgctggtcccgattctgctgggcttcccccgctgccaggcagccccacccgtcggccttcctgcttctgccatgctcccctgcactgctagccccagttctcccgggctcccctgccctgctggcccgggctctgccgccccccccgccccgccctgctggctcaggctctgccgcccgccccccacactgctggccccgcctctgccaggctttcccacctcagccggggccggccgggctccagcttggcttggggctgccgcaggctctcacttccgtgttggcagcttttagaattttgttaatgtattagccgccccggaatattggccgcacttccgggtttccaccaaaattttggtcaaattggtgcggcttgtattcgtgaaattactgtacttgttacAGTGGGATACATCAAGAgaaattgtggggaaaaaactgCTAATGGCTGGAGATATATGCAATGAGAAAAGAATGAGTAATGGAGTAGGTGCTCCTATATCTCACTTTCATCAAACTGGGTGATCATCCCTGGAATTGCTGTGCCATCTCTATGGCCCAAACATGCATAACATACATCGTCTTTTTGACAGCAaagcttaaaaaagaaaataatgctatcaaaatcacaaaatatgcTCAAATGAGAAGTCAGTTATTTCACAGAGATTCAGTTCAACTTGCTTTGTCACTAAGTATATAGACAATGTATATGAATACAAAGGTCCAGTACATAGTATTCATAGACCATATTCcaagttaattttaaataaaagccatCAAAATTTCCTCAAGTAAAACGActataatttccatttttgagAACCAGAAGAATATTCTACCTACAGCAGAATAATGCAAGAAATGGTCATGAATCTGCACACATCTTAATCCTCTAACAATTGGTGTACTTGATGTTTACAAGttgaaataaattctaaaaacaCTATAAAGCCACAGGAAAAAAGTGCTCTATACTGATGCTGTGTTTCATTAATATTGTCTCTCAGTAGAGCAAAGCCAAAAATATCCGTTATACAATAATAATCATATACATTCTGagaagacaaaaaatgaaaataagattgTTGCCAGCAGACACATTAAACCTTTCTGAAAcatacagtgatttcacgacaataaggcgcacccttttgactaaaattttggtccaaacccagaagtgcgtcttACAgttcggtgcgccttatataatgtacaaacttgcgaaatttgccaacccggaagtgcgagccaaGAGAGCCGTGGGGGAAGCCGGCactgccgtggcactgccgaGTGATTTGGGCTCCTAGCATTGCAGCGCAGCTCGGGCTCCCGGAACCACAGGGCAGCATGGGCTCCCGGCACTGTGGCAGGGCAcaagctcccagcactgcagcgTGGCACGGGCTCCCGGTACAGTGGCGGGGCACaggtgccaggcacagcagcgCAGCAGAGTCGCCTGGCAATGTGGGGTAGCATGGGCTTCCGGAACCCCGGCATGGCTCGGGTTtccggcagcgcggggcggcACGGGCTCCCAGCATGGTGGTGGGGCGCAGGCACTCAGTACTGCTGCGTGGTAGAGTTGCCCAGCAACGCAGGGTGGAACAGGCTTCCAGCATCCCAGCGCTGCTTGGGCTCCCAGCAGCATGGTAGGGAACAGGCGCCCGGCACCGCCACGTGGCAGAGTTGCCCGGCAATGCGGGGCGGAATGAGCTCCCAGTACCATGGCAGGGCATGGACTCCTTCCACCATGGCGGGGCACGGACTCCCGGCAACACAGTGGGGCACAGACACCTTGCACAGTGGTGCAGCAGTCTCCCGGCACCGCGGCACGGCAcaggctcctggcacagcagtgcagcttGGGCACCTGGTATCGTGGTGCGGCTTGgactcctggctctgcagggtaGCTTGGCTCCTGGCACCGCGGGGTGGCTCgggctcccagcacagtggCGCAGCTCGGGTGCCTGGCACTGCCGTGCAGCTCGGGtgcctggcaccagcagcagccccgagcggcgcTGAGCCTGCCTGACCCCGGACCAAGCCAGTAAATCCCGTGATCGCACAATTCCATTACtatttcgttactttgttgcacgtaGCGCGGATCTTTGCTGCTATTCctttaacaagaaaataaagcaatgaaTTTCTATCACTGAAAGCCTTTTGcgttttttaaacttttttttttaaaaaccccacagaagCTACAACAGTGAAGcattgaaaattatattttaatgcatGAAAAACTAAGAAATGGAAATTAGACATATCCTGAACACTGTACCTTAgctttttaatgtgaaaatacCATCACACATTACTATCTATAAAAAGCATACTCAATAGGGCAATTATGAAAATATACAGAATTGTTATAAATCTGgtaacagaaaattttaaaaaatctgcaacCTTATGAAGACAGAAAGggttaaaaaattttattaaccTTGCAataaatttggggaaaaaatggttttcATTGTTTTGGAGAAGCACTTTGGAGCTGTTAGAATGGAATGTAGAAAGCAACAGTAGTTTGAACTTTCCAAAATGGAGAACAGCTAAAAAGGAAGTTATTTAGATGAAGACTGTTCTGAACCTTTTCACCTCTTAAGagtcaaagaggaaaaaaaagcagtgttcCTGAGTATCCAACTGTTCAGAAAACTACCAAATTAAAGGTTCCGTATTATCAACAATAGGAATAAGTATCCTTTTTTCTCAGGACAGTTATAAGAACTTTCAGGCTAACCCTATCCAAATGCTCTACATTTGGATGCTCACAggacatgtatttatttaagcAGCCTCTTTAGAGTCCATGATCATTTGTATATGAGTATAGAGAAGTCACTTTCGACAGGCATTTCCTGAGCATTCTAGACTTCTGCCCTTAAATATCCTCCTAAATCACCTGCTTAAGGActaattcctttttaaaaaaccccccaacaaCCCTAAGATGTGGCTACAGGAGTCAAGACCACCCACACCTGGTTGACTGGAACAATTCCACTACTGCTCCTCTTTCTCATACATGCAAATCCCTGAGCAAGAACTTTGAAAGATGAtagatttcttctgttttcatttaatgtttCAAAGTAGTGTGACAAGTTtaaggaagaaacagaagacGAAAATAGAGCTGCCACATCTGAGTTCTGAAATAAGTCTAATGAGCTAGTCATGATGTATTCACATGTTATTTTTAGAAGAAGACTCatgctttaaaatatgtgtGTTAAATTGGCAACTTTGCTTTCAACAGATCTTCTGGCTCCAAGGATTTAGCTCTACTTGGCAGGATGGCCATGGTCCAAACAAGGTCtactaaaaaatatttggagataAAAGCTGGTACGAATTACAAAAAACAAGTTCCAGAACATAGGTAAATTACTATTCTAAATATCTTTATTCTGACAAATTTACCATGCTTTTTCCCTAGAACATGAAGGAACAACACACATTAATGAAGCTACTAGTAATTTCTTATTATTAAAGTGTTTTGCTAAAATAAGATACCACACCTCCATGGTATGATTAAGTCTGtccttttcttctgcctgaCCATATCTGCTGTCTTCTGCTCATACCATATATGATGCTTGCTTCTGCATATCACAAGTGCCCACAAAAATCAATACACTAGagagaaaatcaaaacagattaTCATCACCTACATACAGAGCAAACCAAGACATGCATTAAAGGATGTATTCTTTCatctcaaaaggaaaaaaaaaaaggacaagatTTTTCATGTCAACTTCACTAACCACAAGGATGGTcaagttaaaaaatgaaagtcaAAGTATGCTGGAAAAATAGACCTGCATTTTCCCACCAAAATTTTATCACCAGTGATGGCAAAAATATCCATTTGGTTCCTAAATGCTGGCAGAGttaccaggaaaaaaactccaatgggaaaagaaaagttGTAACATATAAACTAGGCACTTCAatccaaagaaagaaacaaataatattGTCTCATGGCTGTTCCTTGTCAGACCAGCCCTAACCTACTGAAAAAGcttcactttttatttaaaaataaaaaataaaactgcttatTCTGATTTTTGATATTGTTCAGATTCTGAACCCAAAGCTGAACTGTTTGATACACATTAGTCTCCAGAAGTAATTCCAAGTTATTACTCGGCAATGTTCAGTATTGTTATTTTACTCTTGCCCAAAATACAGCTGCGTTTCTCAGAAACTCCTACATAACCACTGCATATCAAAATATACCACTTATAATAATAAGTTCATATGCTCTGTAAGATTCAACAGTTAACTCAGCCCTGTCTTAATAATTTCATCATGAGAAAGTGCAGACAAAGTGAGAATAAGATGTATTTATTCATCTAATCAGATATTTTGGAATGCTTCAGACTCTCTCTGGGTATAA is part of the Catharus ustulatus isolate bCatUst1 chromosome Z, bCatUst1.pri.v2, whole genome shotgun sequence genome and harbors:
- the ST8SIA4 gene encoding CMP-N-acetylneuraminate-poly-alpha-2,8-sialyltransferase isoform X1, whose product is MRSVRKRWTVCTISLLLIFYKTKEITRTEERQEAPLAGDGELTLSRSVINSSDKIIRKGGSSIFQHAAGDWKINSSLVMEIRKNILQFLDAERDVSVVKSSFKPGDVIHYVLDRRRTLNISQDLHSLLPEVSPMKNRRFKTCAVVGNSGILLKSGCGKEIDSHDFVIRNSSKDPRYVQQSNEIVMELCDHGIYWLGPGSGRLSAARGCCWCQAPELHGSARHPSCATVLGARATPRCQEPSYPAEPGVQAAPRYQVPKLHCCARSLCRAAVPGDCCTTVQGVCAPLCCRESVPRHGGRSPCPAMVLGAHSAPHCRATLPRGGAGRLFPTMLLGAQAALGCWKPVPPCVAGQLYHAAVLSACAPPPCWEPVPPRAAGNPSHAGVPEAHATPHCQATLLRCCAWHLCPATVPGARATLQCWELVPCHSAGSPCCPVVPGARAALQC